The proteins below come from a single Drosophila teissieri strain GT53w chromosome 3L, Prin_Dtei_1.1, whole genome shotgun sequence genomic window:
- the LOC122616398 gene encoding THUMP domain-containing protein 1 homolog: MEPAAKKSKMGKNHKFNNNKKKYFHAKKQVLQPGQRGFFATCNINEKACVRECYNLLNHYADILYGPEKPENEPENKQPEEAGAAGDAGKDERKPATGGASEDDDDDDLEAAAAKCREKLSQRKVRFQNVDTNTTNCVFIRTQLEDPVALGKHIINDIATTGKSMSRFVLRLVPIEAVCRANMPDIISAAGLLFDKHFLKEPTSYGIIFNHRYNQQIKRDQIITQLAELVNSKNVGNKVDLKEAKKSIIVEVLRGWCLLSVIDNYLESKKFNLAELANPSNKKSSDAKSESSEDSKGNNEEQKTIGETASSEESQSSNDKNKSNDIGDTEN; this comes from the coding sequence atGGAACCCGCTGcaaagaaatcgaaaatgggcaaaaacCACAAGTTcaataacaacaagaagaaGTATTTCCACGCCAAGAAGCAGGTGCTCCAGCCCGGCCAACGTGGATTCTTTGCCACGTGCAACATCAACGAGAAGGCATGTGTTCGCGAATGCTACAATTTATTGAACCACTACGCGGACATACTTTACGGCCCGGAAAAGCCAGAGAATGAGCCGGAAAATAAGCAGCCAGAGGAAGCTGGAGCGGCTGGCGATGCGGGTAAGGATGAGAGGAAGCCGGCGACTGGAGGTGCCAGCGaagacgacgatgacgacgacttGGAAGCAGCTGCCGCCAAGTGCCGTGAGAAGCTCTCCCAGCGCAAGGTGCGATTCCAGAATGTGgacaccaacaccaccaactGCGTGTTCATCCGCACCCAACTGGAGGATCCGGTGGCCCTGGGTAAACACATAATCAACGACATAGCGACCACCGGCAAGTCAATGTCCCGATTTGTCCTCCGCCTGGTGCCCATCGAAGCCGTCTGCCGCGCCAACATGCCGGACATCATCTCTGCCGCCGGACTGCTCTTCGACAAGCACTTCCTCAAGGAGCCCACCAGCTATGGCATCATTTTCAATCATCGCTACAATCAGCAGATCAAGCGGGACCAAATCATCACCCAACTGGCCGAGCTGGTCAACTCCAAGAACGTGGGTAACAAGGTGGACCTGAAGGAGGCCAAGAAATCCATCATCGTGGAGGTCTTGAGGGGCTGGTGCCTGCTTAGCGTGATCGACAACTATCTGGAGTCCAAAAAGTTCAATCTGGCCGAGCTGGCCAATCCTAGCAATAAGAAATCTTCAGATGCCAAGTCGGAGTCTTCGGAGGACTCCAAGGGCAACAATGAGGAGCAGAAAACCATTGGGGAAACTGCATCTTCAGAGGAGTCCCAATCTAGTAATGATAAGAATAAGTCAAATGACATCGGAGATACCGAGAACTAA
- the LOC122616399 gene encoding peroxisomal membrane protein PMP34 — MVAPSKLSQVLSYQNFVHAVSGAAGGCIAMSTFYPLDTVRSRLQLEEAGEVRSTRQVIKEIVLGEGFQSLYRGLGPVLQSLCISNFVYFYTFHALKAVASGGSPSQHSALKDLLLGSIAGIINVLTTTPFWVVNTRLRMRNVAGTSDEVNKHYKNLLEGLKYVAQKEGLAGLWSGTIPSLMLVSNPALQFMMYEMLKRNIMRFTGGEMGSLSFFFIGAIAKAFATVLTYPLQLVQTKQRHRSKESDSKPSTSAGPKPRTESTLELMISILQHQGIRGLFRGLEAKILQTVLTAALMFMAYEKIAGTVVMLLKRN; from the exons ATGGTGGCCCCCTCGAAACTCAGCCAGGTGCTTAGCTACCAGAACTTCGTGCATGCCGTATCCGGAGCTGCG GGCGGCTGCATCGCCATGAGCACCTTCTATCCACTGGACACGGTGCGTTCCCGCCTGCAAC TGGAGGAAGCCGGCGAGGTGCGCAGTACCAGGCAGGTGATCAAGGAGATAGTGCTGGGCGAGGGATTCCAGTCGCTGTACCGAGGTCTTGGACCTGTGCTGCAGAGCCTATGCATTTCGAACTTTGTCTACTTCTACACATTCCATGCCTTGAAGGCGGTGGCATCGGGAGGATCCCCATCCCAGCACAGCGCTCTCAAGGATCTGCTACTAGGCAGCATTGCCGGCATCATCAATGTGCTCACCACCACACCCTTTTGGGTGGTCAACACGCGactgcgcatgcgcaacgtGGCCGGAACCTCGGACGAGGTGAACAAGCACTACAAGAACCTGCTGGAGGGTCTCAAGTACGTGGCCCAAAAGGAGGGCCTCGCCGGTTTGTGGTCGGGCACCATTCCCTCCCTGATGCTGGTCTCCAATCCCGCCCTGCAGTTCATGATGTACGAGATGCTTAAGCGCAACATCATGCGCTTCACCGGCGGCGAGATGGGCAGCCTGAGTTTCTTCTTTATTGGCGCCATTGCCAAGGCCTTCGCCACGGTGCTGACCTATCCGCTGCAGTTGGTCCAGACCAAGCAGCGCCATCGCAGCAAGGAGTCGGACTCGAAACCCTCCACTTCGGCGGGACCCAAGCCCCGCACCGAGAGCACACTGGAGCTGATGATCAGCATACTGCAGCACCAGGGCATCCGAGGGCTGTTCCGCGGTCTGGAGGCCAAGATCCTGCAAACCGTGCTCACAGCCGCCCTGATGTTCATGGCCTACGAAAAGATTGCCGGCACCGTGGTCATGCTGCTCAAGCGCAACTGA
- the LOC122616397 gene encoding claspin, which produces MSETLAETAAAAENDEQADDSMEKLEFDEEDEQMVSGEDLLGGKSLMMSDDSENEDGSQQQQRKISPKARRQRVMDSDEEEVPMEQGNDDSPKNSEDVEGEVVSRPKKKVPAIMDSDNDEEQQADNHEKTEEKQPVKKGRKKRSQGNDDQEEQEKPVTANKTRKAGKNKKQTHVDKVEDNTSKEDKPKRVVKNKKQLATEDKFLEDEEVDGQEQPEKPARTQKSKQLAKKQKQPDDEKEDKGTEQENMKSALKTKAKKSGKPKKNSQTDKEEDSQMDVDEDSKNDQKEDQEPQKQKAKKSAKKNNKKLVSEEQSEEVTDQKDLEQKKPPKKNKLNSIDNKEDKKQAVKPKKMAKKNKQKILSDDEVQEDQDEEVDDQDLNKMDTENEPEIGSEKEDHDVQKPPMKAKKKRQRMDSDSEDEIPKAQSEEETSSPKNKLKGLVDSESEPEEAAAAMSPIKNKLNGLVDTESEPELENPYEFADEQEAPIGSNDSKGKPKKTKVVRESAKKALEGMQAIQSEQQRLHREAHINVPYHQPKPRTLKEFLSRRTINAPLATALAGGSPMPSRQPRKSVGLRMTREELEAYAKLMEDRAKEATEFFKSESEPDEEDDSENEEPMELKDNPGVLDEVLDNPKTPEQPKKDTEDLTGQAVIADSVLGEDLPDDPVGVAAMVADSIAEDEPIASTSSAGALKFSDFEVQQEINAKSPSKVCLITEVVELPKLDLSTINITPPSKPATPKISEAIRRLKIEKSSDESPSLKGDPNMVIDLETGDMFAKKPTGVDDLLNRLMKTREAKKHKTTETVNILTTEHGKLEMSKVSIHLHEEEIAKEPKPGAGYIKMQEHLKTLITRKRMEDLRKKQAEEQEKLAEDEEEGMDVDEEYEPEDKPGYAEVTINEDEEIIDKGESTAEDDDDPEENKNDADEDPEADAVEDLEDEENGSESEPEPEPEPETQTRKKTRIIKAFEDDNSEDDDLDLLQTPKPSNVTPITATQLQLSAHKLFDAETRRTASDEENELLDLCSGQFPQTQMLSSAAPSVDAAVISQIPMTQFGGSSQAADELEGLCSGTFATQLPSQAPTQHQQEESRESAAVVNRIVSSDEEAQADALEVDKPRNKKLTKKRQKKKAKLGFSDDEDSDGEAEELEEESDIEPVEEIPETFVDYDSEENEIVVEMTKKDRKIRAANFVDKEAELSESEWGSADEDEKNMDEYDIELGDDDQFDRDKLRHELGQIHARKMMDQDIREVRKIKEMLFEEEEEGANRQRQFRWKNVEAGFTLDDSRPDNGEGNEGSGDEENEHLWRKIRYEREQLLLEKGLKPEVASPLSTSVINTSNTGNSIRRLNIISSKKTTVEVKKSSPFLISKTIAGKQQKSAARGSFLVRDQQTLTKLAGLTKGTSGDVDAAEGTISVKSAKAKNFVFATLTEEEHENRKRKAADLLNSSTETGVNFMKKPRMEPRRDKCLIDQLL; this is translated from the exons ATGAGCGAAACGCTTGCagaaactgcagctgcagcggaaaATGATGAGCAGGCCGATGACTCGATGGAAAAGCTGGAGTTCGACGAGGAAGACGAGCAGATGGTCTCCGGCGAAGATTTATTGGGTGGCAAGAGTTTGATGATGTCGGATGACAGCGAAAACGAGGATGgatcccagcagcagcaacgaaaGATCTCACCCAAGGCCAGGCGCCAAAGGGTGATGGACAGTGACGAGGAGGAGGTTCCCATGGAGCAGGGAAATGATGATTCCCCAAAGAACAGCGAAGATGTGGAGGGAGAGGTGGTTTCTAGGCCGAAAAAGAAGGTTCCCGCCATCATGGACTCGGATAATGATGAAGAGCAGCAGGCGGACAACCACGAAAAGACGGAGGAGAAGCAACCCGTCAAGAAAGGCAGGAAGAAGAGATCCCAGGGGAACGACGatcaggaggagcaggaaaaaCCTGTGACAGCAAATAAGACCAGGAAGGCGGGAAAGAATAAGAAACAGACCCATGTAGACAAGGTGGAGGATAACACTTCCAAGGAGGATAAACCAAAAAGAGTagtaaaaaataagaaacaattGGCTACAGAGGATAAATTCCTGGAAGACGAAGAGGTTGACGGCCAAGAACAGCCTGAGAAACCTGCTAGGACACAAAAGTCTAAACAGTTGGCTAAGAAACAGAAGCAACCAGACGATGAAAAGGAGGACAAGGGCACAGAACAGGAGAATATGAAATCTGCCttaaaaacaaaggcaaaaaagTCCGGCAAACCCAAAAAGAATTCCCAAACAGACAAAGAGGAGGATTCGCAAATGGACGTGGATGAAGACTCCAAAAATGATCAAAAAGAAGATCAGGAGCCTCAAAAGCAGAAGGCAAAGAAATCAgccaagaaaaataataaaaagttggTCAGTGAGGAGCAATCGGAGGAAGTCACGGATCAGAAAGACCTGGAGCAAAAGAAGCCACCTAAGAAAAATAAGTTGAATAGTATTGACAATAAGGAGGACAAGAAGCAGGCAGTTAAGCCTAAAAAGATggccaagaaaaacaaacagaaaatactGAGCGATGACGAGGTACAGGAGGATCAGGATGAAGAGGTGGACGATCAGGATCTCAATAAAATGGACACTGAAAATGAGCCAGAAATAGGCAGCGAAAAGGAAGACCATGATGTGCAGAAACCACCCATgaaggcgaaaaaaaagaggcaaCGAATGGACAGTGATAGCGAAGATGAAATCCCGAAAGCCCAAAGCGAGGAAGAAACCAGTTCACCCAAAAACAAGCTGAAGGGTTTGGTGGACTCCGAATCTGAGCCGGaagaagctgctgcagcaatgAGTCCCATCAAGAACAAACTCAATGGATTGGTGGACACGGAATCGGAACCGGAGCTAGAGAATCCATATGAATTTGCAGACGAACAGGAAGCGCCCATAGGAAGCAACGACTCCAAAGGGAAGCCCAAGAAGACCAAAGTTGTTCGC GAATCAGCTAAGAAAGCGCTGGAGGGGATGCAGGCCATCCAAAGTGAACAGCAGCGTTTGCACCGCGAGGCGCACATCAATGTGCCCTATCATCAGCCGAAACCAAGGACACTGAAGGAGTTTCTTAGCCGACGAACCATTAACGCTCCTCTGGCCACGGCTCTGGCTGGAGGAAGTCCCATGCCCAGCAGGCAGCCAAGGAAGTCGGTTGGACTGCGGATGACCAGGGAGGAATTGGAGGCTTATGC gaaACTTATGGAGGATCGCGCCAAAGAAGCTACCGAGTTCTTTAAGTCTGAATCAGAGCCAGATGAAGAGGATGATTCGGAGAACGAAGAGCCAATGGAGCTAAAAGACAATCCAGGTGTTTTGGACGAGGTGCTGGATAATCCCAAAACTCCAGAGCAGCCCAAGAAAGACACAGAGGACTTGACGGGCCAAGCAGTTATAGCGGATTCTGTCTTGGGTGAAGACCTGCCAGATGATCCCGTCGGGGTAGCAGCAATGGTGGCAGATTCTATTGCTGAAGATGAACCCATTGCATCCACTTCTTCTGCTGGTGCCTTGAAATTCAGTGATTTTGAAGTTCAGCAAGAGATTAATGCGAAATCTCCGAGCAAAGTCTGTCTGATTACAGAAGTGGTGGAACTGCCCAAGCTGGACTTGAGCACCATAAACATAACACCGCCCTCTAAGCCAGCCACTCCTAAGATCAGCGAAGCTATTCGCCGGCTGAAGATTGAGAAGAGCTCTGATGAGAGCCCTTCGCTGAAAGGCGATCCAAACATGGTTATTGATCTAGAAACGGGTGAtatgtttgccaaaaaaccaacAGGTGTTGATGATCTGCTAAATCGTCTGATGAAAACGCGGGAAGCTAAGAAGCACAAGACCACAGAGACTGTTAA CATCCTTACCACGGAACATGGCAAGCTGGAAATGTCCAAGGTGAGCATTCACCTGCACGAAGAGGAAATCGCAAAAGAACCAAAGCCAGGAGCGGGTTACATCAAAATGCAGGAGCATCTCAAAACCCTGATCACCAGGAAGCGCATGGAGGACCTGCGCAAAAAGCAGGCTGAGGAACAGGAGAAACTGGCAGAAGATGAGGAGGAAGgcatggatgtggatgaagAGTACGAACCAGAAGATAAACCTGGTTATGCAGAAGTAACTATAAATGAAGATGAAGAAATCATAGATAAAGGTGAGAGCACTGCTGAGGACGATGACGATCctgaagaaaacaaaaacgatgCAGACGAAGATCCCGAAGCCGATGCAGTTGAAGATCTAGAGGATGAGGAAAATGGCAGTGAAAGTGAACcggagccagagccagagccagaaaCGCAAACCAGGAAGAAAACCCGCATCATTAAAGCCTTCGAGGACGACAACTCCGAGGATGATGATCTCGACCTGCTGCAAACTCCGAAGCCAAGCAATGTTACTCCCATAACAGCGACACAGTTGCAATTATCCGCCCACAAGCTCTTCGATGCGGAGACCCGACGCACGGCCAGCGACGAGGAGAATGAACTCCTTGATCTGTGTTCTGGCCAGTTTCCGCAAACCCAGATGCTCTCCTCCGCCGCTCCTTCAGTTGATGCAGCTGTGATTAGTCAGATTCCCATGACACAGTTTGGCGGCAGCAGCCAGGCCGCAGATGAACTGGAGGGTCTGTGTTCTGGAACCTTTGCCACCCAGTTGCCATCGCAGGCACCCACTCAACACCAGCAGGAAGAATCCCGAGAATCGGCGGCCGTGGTCAACAGAATAGTATCCAGCGACGAAGAAGCCCAGGCGGATGCATTGGAAGTGGAtaagccgagaaacaaaaaactcaccaagaaaaggcaaaagaaaaaggCCAAGCTGGGCTTCTCGGATGATGAAGATAGCGATGGTGAAGCTGAGGAACTCGAGGAGGAAAGTGACATAGAGCCAGTAGAGGAAATTCCGGAAACCTTTGTAGACTACGATTCCGAGGAGAATGAAATTGTTGTGGAGATGACCAAGAAGGATCGTAAAATACGAGCGGCCAACTTTGTGGACAAAGAAGCTGAGCTCTCCGAATCCGAATGGGGATCTgccgacgaggacgagaagAACATGGATGAGTATGACATTGAGTTGGGCGACGACGATCAGTTCGATCGTGATAAGCTGCGGCACGAGCTAGGCCAGATACATGC ACGTAAAATGATGGATCAGGATATCCGGGAAGTGCGCAAGATCAAGGAAATGCTCTTcgaagaggaagaggagggAGCGAATCGCCAGCGCCAATTCCGTTGGAAGAACGTGGAGGCCGGTTTCACTCTAGATGATAGTCGACCCGACAATGGTGAAGGCAACGAGGGCAGTGGCGATGAGGAAAACGAGCATCTGTGGCGAAAAATCCGCTATGAACGCGAGCAGCTTCTCTTAGAGAAAGGTCTAAAACCG GAGGTAGCCTCACCGCTCTCCACGTCCGTGATAAACACCAGTAACACTGGTAATTCCATTCGCCGGCTGAACATTATTTCCTCTAAGAAGACAACTGTGGAGGTGAAGAAGAGTTCTCCGTTCCTGATCTCAAAAACAATAGCTGGCAAACAGCAGAAGAGCGCAGCTCGTGGCTCCTTTCTAGTTCGCGACCAGCAGACGCTTACCAAACTGGCTGGACTCACAAAAGGAACCTCCGGCGATGTGGACGCAGCGGAGGGCACTATTTCCGTGAAGTCAGCGAAggccaaaaactttgttttCGCCACGTTAACGGAAGAGGAACATGAG AATCGCAAGAGAAAAGCAGCCGATTTACTGAACAGCAGCACTGAAACGGGCGTGAACTTCATGAAGAAACCAAGAATGGAGCCGCGGAGAGACAAGTGCCTAATAGATCAGCTCCTTTGA